The following coding sequences lie in one Flagellimonas eckloniae genomic window:
- the argG gene encoding argininosuccinate synthase yields MKKLVLAYSGGLDTSYCAKYLSKEEGFQVHAVSVNTGGFSAEEIQEIEQKALALGATSYTSIDAVSNFYEKVVKYLIFGNVLRNNTYPLSVSAERIVQAMEIVSHAKKIGATHIAHGSTGAGNDQVRFDMIFQIMAPEIEIITPIRDNKLSREAEIDYLQKNGVDYSWEKAKYSVNRGLWGTSVGGEETLTSNLPLPDSAYPSQLQEKEPKQVKLTFEKGELIAIDGEKDTPVATIEKLEAIASKYAIGRDIHVGDTIIGIKGRVGFEASAPLIIIKAHHLLEKHTLSKWQQYQKEQLGNFYGMLLHEGNYLDEVMRNIEAFLTDTQKNVSGDVFVSLYPFQFRLDGIDSPHDLMNASFGSYGEMNKGWTADDAKGFIKILSNSGKIATHVNQNHD; encoded by the coding sequence ATGAAAAAATTAGTTTTAGCCTATAGTGGAGGGCTAGATACATCATACTGTGCCAAATATTTATCCAAGGAAGAAGGGTTTCAAGTCCATGCCGTAAGCGTTAACACTGGTGGGTTTAGCGCTGAAGAGATTCAAGAAATAGAGCAAAAGGCCTTGGCATTGGGCGCAACTTCATATACTTCCATTGATGCGGTTTCCAACTTCTATGAAAAGGTGGTAAAGTACCTCATTTTCGGAAATGTACTTCGAAACAATACCTATCCACTCTCTGTAAGTGCCGAAAGGATTGTGCAAGCCATGGAAATTGTATCCCACGCCAAAAAAATTGGTGCAACCCATATTGCCCATGGCAGTACTGGGGCAGGAAACGATCAGGTTCGATTTGATATGATTTTCCAAATCATGGCGCCAGAAATCGAAATCATAACCCCAATCAGGGACAATAAATTATCTCGGGAAGCAGAGATTGATTATTTACAGAAAAATGGAGTGGATTACTCCTGGGAAAAAGCAAAATATTCGGTCAATAGAGGATTATGGGGAACTTCCGTTGGAGGAGAGGAAACCTTGACCTCCAATTTACCCCTTCCAGACTCGGCCTATCCAAGTCAATTACAAGAAAAGGAGCCAAAGCAAGTTAAATTGACTTTTGAAAAAGGAGAACTCATAGCAATTGACGGCGAAAAAGATACTCCCGTGGCAACTATCGAAAAACTGGAGGCCATTGCCTCAAAATATGCAATCGGCAGGGATATTCATGTTGGTGACACCATAATCGGAATTAAAGGAAGGGTTGGTTTTGAAGCTTCCGCTCCACTGATTATCATTAAAGCACATCATTTATTAGAAAAACACACTTTGAGTAAATGGCAACAATACCAAAAAGAACAACTAGGAAATTTTTATGGAATGTTGTTGCATGAGGGGAACTATTTGGATGAGGTCATGAGAAATATTGAAGCATTTTTAACGGACACCCAGAAGAATGTTTCAGGCGATGTTTTTGTAAGTCTTTATCCTTTTCAGTTTCGATTGGATGGAATAGACTCGCCGCATGATCTTATGAATGCTTCCTTTGGAAGTTATGGCGAAATGAACAAAGGTTGGACAGCTGATGATGCCAAAGGATTTATAAAAATCCTTTCCAATTCTGGTAAAATTGCAACCCATGTAAACCAAAATCATGATTAA
- the argC gene encoding N-acetyl-gamma-glutamyl-phosphate reductase, translating into MIKAGIIGGSGYTGGELIRLLLNHPETTIDFVFSTTRAGKQVTTAHQDLLGLTNLEFTGTINPNVDVVFLCLGHGNSTKFLEENTFSNSTKIIDLSNDFRLSQDAVLHGKTFVYGLPELSRENIKTATEIANPGCFATSIQLALLPLAKAGLLENEVHINAITGSTGAGVSPSATSHFSWRNNNVSWYKPFTHQHLGEICESLDSFGNKTGKLFFLPTRGNFTRGILATAYTKFEGSVEDAQNLFKDFYADAIFTHVSDEPIHLKQVVNTNNCHIHLHKHEDVLLVTSAIDNLIKGASGQAVQNMNLMFGFEENQGLQLKAGVF; encoded by the coding sequence ATGATTAAAGCAGGTATTATAGGCGGGTCGGGCTACACCGGTGGAGAATTGATTCGGTTATTATTGAATCATCCTGAAACAACTATTGATTTTGTATTCAGCACCACTAGGGCAGGAAAACAAGTAACTACTGCCCACCAAGATTTGTTGGGGCTAACAAATTTGGAGTTCACAGGCACCATAAATCCAAATGTGGATGTTGTTTTTCTATGTCTTGGGCATGGAAACTCCACTAAATTTCTGGAGGAAAACACCTTTTCCAATAGTACTAAGATTATTGATTTAAGCAACGATTTTAGATTGAGTCAAGATGCGGTTCTACATGGAAAAACTTTTGTTTATGGACTGCCAGAGTTAAGTAGGGAAAACATAAAAACGGCAACTGAAATTGCAAATCCTGGCTGCTTTGCTACCTCAATTCAATTGGCATTATTACCCTTGGCCAAAGCAGGTTTGCTGGAAAATGAAGTCCATATAAATGCCATTACAGGAAGTACGGGAGCAGGTGTTAGTCCATCTGCAACATCCCATTTTAGCTGGCGAAACAATAATGTTTCGTGGTATAAACCTTTTACGCACCAACATTTGGGTGAAATATGTGAAAGTCTGGATTCCTTCGGAAATAAAACAGGAAAACTGTTTTTTTTGCCTACAAGAGGTAACTTTACCCGGGGAATATTGGCCACGGCATACACAAAGTTTGAAGGTTCAGTGGAAGATGCCCAAAACCTGTTTAAAGATTTTTATGCCGATGCGATCTTCACCCATGTTTCAGATGAACCCATCCATTTGAAGCAAGTAGTGAACACCAACAATTGTCACATCCATTTACATAAACATGAAGATGTGCTTTTAGTCACTTCGGCAATTGACAATTTAATCAAAGGGGCGTCAGGGCAAGCCGTTCAGAACATGAATTTAATGTTTGGTTTTGAAGAAAATCAAGGTTTGCAATTAAAAGCAGGAGTATTTTAA
- the proC gene encoding pyrroline-5-carboxylate reductase, whose translation MKIAIIGAGNLGLAIAKGVLHSNGATTMYLTKRNTSEIKDFEKYGNVTVTTDNREAVQKSDTLIFAVQPGHFASILEQVKDLLTENHVIISAITGFSISKIEDIIGHDKYIIRSMPNTAISVGNSMTCMCSNELGKKRVDLAKAIFNRMGHTMEIPEEQMQAATVICASGIAFWMRLIRATTQGAIQLGFDAKEAQELAMHTCNGAASLLIDSGSHPEEEIDRVTTPKGCTIEGLNEMEHQGLSSSLIQGIVASFEKISAIRKG comes from the coding sequence ATGAAGATAGCAATCATAGGAGCAGGAAATTTGGGATTGGCAATAGCCAAAGGCGTCTTACATAGCAATGGAGCCACCACCATGTACCTGACCAAAAGGAATACGTCTGAAATCAAAGATTTTGAAAAGTATGGCAACGTTACCGTAACTACGGACAATCGTGAAGCGGTGCAAAAGTCGGATACACTAATTTTTGCAGTGCAACCAGGTCATTTCGCTTCGATTTTGGAACAAGTAAAGGACTTATTGACAGAAAATCATGTGATTATCAGTGCCATAACCGGTTTTAGCATTTCGAAAATTGAAGATATTATCGGTCACGACAAATACATTATCCGAAGTATGCCCAATACGGCCATTTCCGTTGGGAATTCAATGACCTGTATGTGTAGCAATGAACTGGGTAAAAAACGGGTTGATCTGGCCAAGGCCATTTTTAATCGAATGGGGCACACTATGGAAATTCCTGAAGAACAAATGCAAGCAGCCACTGTAATTTGTGCCAGTGGTATCGCTTTTTGGATGCGCCTGATTCGTGCCACCACGCAAGGAGCCATCCAACTGGGTTTTGATGCCAAGGAAGCCCAAGAGTTGGCCATGCACACCTGCAATGGCGCCGCAAGCTTACTTATTGATTCCGGTAGCCATCCTGAAGAAGAAATAGATCGTGTTACAACACCAAAGGGCTGTACCATTGAAGGATTGAATGAAATGGAACATCAAGGACTGAGTTCTTCCTTGATTCAGGGAATTGTCGCTTCGTTTGAAAAGATAAGTGCGATTCGAAAAGGATAA
- a CDS encoding aspartate aminotransferase family protein yields the protein MKLFDVYPLYDVTPVSAKGIEVLDDKGEKYLDFYGGHAVISIGHSHPHYVNRLKNQLEQIGFYSNSVQNPLQHQLAEKLGTLSNCPDYNLFLCNSGAEANENALKMASFHTGKSKVIAFSNGFHGRTSAAVATTDNPKINAPINKQQEVNFLPLNDFEAFEKTINSDDYCAVILESIQGVGGLDEPTTEFYQFVAEKCKLNKVVLIADEVQCGFGRSGKFFAFQHHGIQPDIISIAKGMGNGFPVGGILIHESIKASFGLLGTTFGGNHLACVATLAVLEVMEAENLIQNADELGVYFKAKAAEIPQVKKIKGRGLMLGLEFDFEVAELRKKMIFNQKLFTGGAKDKYVLRILPALNITKDHIDLFFEALKAELG from the coding sequence ATGAAACTATTTGATGTGTATCCATTATACGACGTAACTCCGGTCTCTGCCAAGGGCATAGAGGTTTTGGATGATAAAGGTGAAAAATACCTCGATTTTTATGGGGGCCATGCCGTTATTTCCATTGGTCATTCGCACCCACATTATGTAAATCGACTTAAAAATCAGTTGGAGCAAATTGGATTTTACAGCAACTCCGTTCAAAATCCATTGCAGCACCAATTGGCTGAAAAACTGGGAACGCTTTCCAATTGTCCCGATTATAATCTTTTTCTCTGTAATTCCGGAGCCGAAGCCAATGAAAATGCCCTGAAGATGGCATCTTTTCATACGGGAAAATCTAAAGTTATAGCATTCAGCAACGGATTTCATGGGCGTACATCCGCCGCGGTGGCTACTACCGACAATCCAAAGATAAATGCCCCCATCAACAAGCAACAGGAGGTAAACTTTTTGCCCTTAAACGATTTTGAAGCTTTTGAAAAAACCATCAATTCAGATGACTATTGCGCTGTTATTTTAGAGAGCATTCAAGGAGTTGGTGGTTTGGATGAACCCACCACCGAATTTTACCAATTTGTTGCTGAAAAATGCAAATTGAACAAGGTAGTATTGATTGCGGATGAGGTGCAATGCGGTTTTGGTAGAAGTGGTAAATTCTTCGCTTTTCAGCACCATGGTATTCAACCGGATATCATTTCAATTGCAAAAGGAATGGGGAATGGTTTTCCAGTAGGCGGAATTTTAATCCACGAATCCATAAAGGCGTCTTTTGGACTTTTGGGTACCACCTTTGGAGGCAATCATTTGGCTTGTGTGGCCACCTTGGCTGTTTTGGAGGTTATGGAAGCGGAAAATCTAATTCAAAATGCAGATGAACTTGGTGTTTATTTCAAAGCAAAAGCAGCTGAGATTCCACAAGTGAAAAAAATTAAGGGAAGAGGTTTAATGCTGGGATTGGAATTTGATTTTGAAGTTGCCGAATTGCGAAAAAAAATGATTTTCAACCAGAAATTGTTTACAGGCGGTGCAAAGGATAAATATGTCCTTCGGATTTTACCTGCCTTGAACATTACGAAAGATCATATTGATCTATTTTTTGAAGCACTAAAAGCAGAATTGGGATGA
- a CDS encoding glutamate-5-semialdehyde dehydrogenase produces the protein MSLILSTEKRNAVLATMSQLVKLEQSKILDANQKDLEAYKGEDLAMRDRLKVDVSKIEGMILSLNQLETEQDPLGIERFQFTHDNGIKVSNKTAPFGTILIIYESRPDVTIEAAGIAFKSGNKILLKGGKESLNSNLILVDLWHQALETHDCSKDWVSYLQFDRAQTQSFLENPTQKIDLIVPRGGEKLIAFVKQHAICPVIVSGRGNNFVYVDAEADLEMALDIINNAKTTKISACNALDKVLIAADLPRKQQFLKHLIQELQKSKVEILTDTSLSSLGETSEIRDESVWYEEFLDYKIVLGQVTDLTEAITKINKYSGGHSAAIITSNDEKASTFMQSVDSAAVYHNASTRFTDGGQFGLGGELAISTDKLHQRGPIGLQHLVSNKWYVMGNGQTR, from the coding sequence ATGAGTTTGATATTATCAACAGAAAAAAGAAATGCGGTTCTAGCTACCATGTCACAATTGGTAAAGTTGGAACAATCCAAAATTCTAGATGCTAATCAAAAAGATTTGGAAGCATACAAGGGAGAGGATTTGGCCATGCGAGATCGCCTAAAAGTTGATGTTTCCAAAATTGAGGGAATGATACTTTCCTTAAATCAGCTTGAAACGGAGCAAGACCCTTTAGGTATTGAGCGATTTCAATTTACCCATGACAATGGCATCAAGGTCAGTAATAAAACGGCACCTTTTGGTACGATTCTGATTATTTATGAATCTAGACCCGATGTGACCATCGAAGCAGCCGGAATCGCATTCAAATCAGGAAATAAGATTCTATTAAAAGGCGGGAAAGAATCCTTGAACAGTAATCTCATATTGGTTGATTTGTGGCATCAAGCTCTGGAAACTCATGACTGCTCAAAGGATTGGGTAAGCTATTTACAATTTGACCGAGCGCAGACCCAAAGTTTTTTGGAAAACCCGACCCAAAAAATTGATTTGATAGTTCCCAGAGGTGGTGAAAAACTAATTGCATTTGTAAAACAACATGCTATCTGCCCGGTAATTGTAAGTGGTAGAGGGAATAACTTTGTGTACGTGGATGCCGAAGCCGATTTGGAAATGGCTTTGGATATCATCAACAACGCGAAAACAACAAAAATATCTGCTTGCAACGCCTTGGACAAGGTGTTGATTGCTGCCGATTTGCCAAGAAAACAGCAATTTCTTAAACATTTGATTCAAGAACTTCAAAAAAGTAAGGTTGAAATTCTTACGGATACATCGCTTTCCAGTTTGGGGGAAACCTCTGAAATTAGGGATGAATCGGTTTGGTATGAAGAGTTTTTGGATTATAAAATTGTTCTTGGACAGGTTACTGATCTGACCGAGGCCATAACTAAAATAAACAAGTACAGTGGAGGACATTCGGCTGCAATAATCACCTCAAATGATGAAAAGGCATCAACCTTTATGCAATCGGTGGATTCTGCGGCAGTGTATCATAATGCTTCCACCCGATTTACAGATGGAGGTCAATTTGGGCTTGGTGGTGAGCTCGCCATAAGTACGGACAAATTACACCAGAGAGGACCTATTGGGTTGCAGCATTTGGTGAGCAATAAATGGTACGTAATGGGTAATGGCCAAACTAGATGA
- the proB gene encoding glutamate 5-kinase, whose translation MKKKRILLKIGSNTLTKETNHISRGKVEDIGRQIAHLSSEYEFIIVSSGAIAAAKQFVKLEHPGPEINVKQALAAIGQPHLMRIFQENFRELGLLTSQCLLSYSDFENSDAKANIKNTINVLVANDFIPIINENDTVATDEIQFGDNDKLAALTAALLEVDLLLIATNTNGIYTKESLLKNQPETIDSVDDLKNLSSEINNGKSSHGTGGMQSKIEAATIAKAAGIETWIVNGLKENFIQDALQNSVNYTKIK comes from the coding sequence ATGAAAAAGAAACGAATATTATTAAAAATAGGCTCCAATACCCTTACCAAGGAAACCAACCATATTTCAAGAGGTAAGGTTGAGGATATCGGTAGGCAGATTGCACATTTGTCTTCGGAATATGAATTTATCATTGTTAGCTCGGGGGCCATTGCCGCTGCCAAACAGTTTGTAAAACTGGAACATCCCGGTCCAGAAATCAATGTGAAACAAGCACTGGCCGCAATTGGACAACCTCACCTTATGCGCATTTTCCAGGAAAATTTTAGGGAGTTGGGCTTACTTACGTCCCAATGTTTGTTGTCGTATTCCGATTTTGAGAATTCCGACGCCAAAGCGAATATCAAGAATACCATCAATGTGCTTGTGGCGAATGATTTCATTCCCATAATCAATGAAAATGATACGGTGGCCACCGATGAAATCCAGTTTGGTGATAACGATAAGTTAGCGGCTTTGACCGCAGCCCTTTTAGAGGTTGATTTGCTTTTGATCGCTACCAATACCAATGGAATCTATACCAAGGAATCATTGCTTAAAAATCAACCTGAGACGATTGACTCTGTAGATGATTTAAAAAATCTATCCAGTGAAATAAACAATGGCAAATCCTCGCATGGAACGGGTGGAATGCAATCAAAAATAGAGGCGGCCACCATTGCCAAGGCGGCAGGTATTGAGACCTGGATTGTAAATGGATTAAAGGAAAACTTTATTCAGGATGCCCTGCAAAATTCCGTAAACTACACCAAAATCAAATGA
- a CDS encoding acetylornithine carbamoyltransferase: MKHYLSIHDADDLTQWVDEAIALKKEPKKYKSLGADKTICLLFFNNSLRTRLSTQKAAMNLGMDVMVMNFGNEGWALEYGDGTIMGEGKSEHIKEAAQVVSQYCDIVAIRAFAKLQDKIKDEAEEVLEGFTQYASIPVVNMESSVAHPLQALADAITLEENNAKPKPKVVLSWAPHPKALPHAVANSFVKMMKLQNAEFVITHPEGYELDSRITEGCRIEHNQKKALENADFVYVKNWSSYSDYGEVIHQNTDWMMTAEKLDKAKFMHCLPVRRNMVVEDAVLDGNQSLVIEQANNRTFSAQIVLKKILETIK; this comes from the coding sequence ATGAAACACTACCTCTCCATACACGATGCCGATGATTTGACCCAATGGGTAGATGAGGCAATAGCCTTGAAGAAAGAACCAAAAAAATACAAATCCTTAGGCGCAGACAAAACCATATGTTTGTTGTTCTTCAATAACTCCCTTAGGACCCGTTTAAGTACCCAAAAGGCAGCCATGAATTTGGGAATGGATGTTATGGTCATGAATTTCGGGAACGAAGGCTGGGCCTTGGAATATGGTGATGGAACCATTATGGGTGAGGGAAAATCGGAACATATCAAGGAAGCGGCACAGGTGGTTTCCCAATATTGCGATATTGTGGCCATCAGGGCATTCGCCAAATTGCAAGACAAAATAAAGGATGAAGCCGAGGAAGTACTGGAGGGATTTACCCAATATGCATCCATACCCGTTGTGAATATGGAAAGTTCTGTTGCACACCCACTTCAGGCTCTTGCAGATGCCATCACATTGGAAGAAAACAATGCTAAACCAAAACCAAAGGTTGTGCTGTCTTGGGCACCACATCCCAAGGCTTTACCGCATGCTGTTGCCAATTCCTTTGTAAAAATGATGAAGCTCCAGAATGCGGAATTTGTCATTACCCACCCAGAAGGTTATGAGCTTGATTCAAGGATTACGGAAGGATGCAGGATTGAACACAATCAGAAAAAAGCATTGGAAAATGCCGATTTTGTTTATGTGAAAAACTGGAGCAGTTATTCCGATTATGGGGAAGTGATACATCAAAATACGGATTGGATGATGACAGCAGAAAAATTGGATAAGGCCAAGTTTATGCATTGTCTGCCCGTACGAAGAAATATGGTGGTGGAAGATGCCGTTCTGGATGGAAACCAGTCCTTGGTGATAGAACAAGCCAATAACAGGACGTTTTCGGCGCAAATTGTATTGAAAAAAATATTGGAGACTATTAAATAA
- the argB gene encoding acetylglutamate kinase: MKQRLSIVKIGGNIIEDEQQLSHVLELFSKVEGHKLLVHGGGKKATEIGNKLGIEAKMTNGRRITDAESLDVAIMVYGGLVNKNIVAQLQSFDCNAIGMSGADGNSIKAHKRPVKEVDFGFVGDVEAVNAKNISNLLNAHFTPVFCALTHDGKGQLFNTNADTIAAELAIGMSTEFETTLYYCFEKKGVLRSVADENSVIAHIDSKKYNQLLQQGIIADGMLPKMHNCYHALNNNVKQVCIGDSTMLENSSSNFTTLTL, encoded by the coding sequence ATGAAACAGAGATTATCCATAGTAAAAATTGGAGGAAACATCATTGAGGATGAACAGCAGCTTTCCCATGTGCTGGAATTATTCTCAAAGGTGGAAGGGCATAAACTATTGGTGCATGGAGGTGGAAAAAAGGCAACTGAAATAGGCAATAAACTGGGTATTGAAGCCAAGATGACCAATGGCCGAAGAATTACGGATGCTGAAAGTCTAGATGTGGCTATAATGGTTTATGGCGGATTGGTGAACAAAAATATTGTTGCCCAACTTCAATCCTTTGATTGCAACGCAATTGGAATGAGCGGAGCCGATGGCAATTCCATAAAAGCACACAAGAGACCTGTAAAAGAGGTTGATTTTGGTTTTGTTGGTGATGTTGAAGCTGTAAACGCAAAAAATATTTCAAACCTGCTAAATGCCCATTTCACTCCAGTTTTTTGTGCCTTGACCCATGATGGAAAAGGACAGTTGTTCAATACCAATGCAGATACGATTGCTGCTGAATTGGCCATTGGCATGTCAACCGAATTTGAAACGACCCTCTATTATTGTTTTGAAAAGAAAGGAGTCTTGCGTAGTGTAGCAGATGAAAACTCGGTTATTGCACATATCGATTCTAAAAAATATAATCAACTTTTACAGCAAGGCATTATTGCTGACGGAATGCTTCCGAAAATGCACAATTGCTACCATGCGCTCAACAACAATGTAAAACAAGTATGTATTGGAGACAGTACTATGCTTGAAAATTCATCCTCAAATTTTACCACCCTGACACTATGA
- a CDS encoding M20 family metallo-hydrolase — MTIHQDILTQKAIELLQQLIAIPSFSGEEDKTGDAIQKWLNDFDVKTERQYNNVYAFNKHFDENKPTLLLNSHHDTVKPNSAYTKDPFNPHIEDGKLYGLGSNDAGGCLVSLLATFVHFYERENLNHNIIMAATAEEEDAGEKSIRALLPILPNIDVAIVGEPTLLDLAIAEKGLVVFDAVVEGTPSHAAHPNDNNSIYNSIEVLNWFKDYSFEKVSDALGEVKLTVTQISAGNQHNVVPAQVDLVVDVRVNDCYSNQEIADILQNEAPCKLTPRSLRLNSSSIDPDHDLVKSGLALGRKTYGSPTLSDQAALSCQSVKLGPGDSTRSHSANEFIHVHEIEEGIDLYIKILKGFLTR; from the coding sequence ATGACAATACATCAAGATATATTGACCCAAAAAGCGATTGAACTACTGCAACAATTGATTGCTATTCCATCATTTTCAGGGGAAGAGGATAAAACCGGAGATGCTATCCAAAAATGGCTAAACGATTTTGACGTTAAAACGGAAAGACAATACAACAACGTATATGCTTTCAACAAACATTTTGATGAAAACAAGCCTACACTGCTGTTGAATTCCCATCATGATACGGTAAAACCAAATTCGGCCTATACCAAAGATCCCTTTAATCCACATATTGAAGATGGTAAGTTATATGGCTTGGGCAGCAACGATGCAGGAGGCTGTTTGGTTTCCCTTTTGGCAACTTTTGTCCATTTTTACGAGCGAGAAAACCTAAACCACAATATTATTATGGCCGCTACCGCCGAAGAAGAAGACGCCGGAGAAAAAAGTATACGGGCACTCTTGCCCATTCTCCCTAATATTGATGTGGCCATTGTGGGTGAGCCCACGTTATTGGATTTAGCCATTGCAGAAAAAGGCTTGGTGGTTTTTGATGCCGTTGTGGAGGGAACCCCTTCGCATGCCGCGCATCCAAATGATAACAACTCCATTTATAATAGTATTGAAGTACTGAACTGGTTTAAAGATTATTCTTTTGAAAAGGTTTCAGATGCTTTGGGTGAGGTAAAATTGACTGTAACCCAAATCTCTGCTGGAAATCAGCATAATGTGGTTCCCGCACAGGTGGATCTAGTAGTTGATGTTCGGGTGAACGATTGCTATTCCAATCAAGAAATTGCAGATATTTTGCAAAACGAAGCTCCCTGCAAACTAACGCCACGTTCTTTACGGTTAAATTCATCATCCATTGATCCAGACCATGATTTGGTAAAAAGCGGACTGGCATTGGGTCGAAAAACATACGGTTCCCCAACACTTTCGGATCAGGCGGCATTAAGCTGTCAATCCGTAAAATTGGGTCCAGGTGACAGTACCCGTTCCCATTCTGCCAATGAATTTATTCATGTACACGAAATAGAAGAAGGAATTGATTTATATATAAAAATTTTAAAAGGGTTTTTAACGCGTTAA
- a CDS encoding ACT domain-containing protein — MSGKTNLSELLSEMNPQLHEGDYVFVSVSDSFSINLHDVLASFREQEGVTLVLEKQKADQLSLKYDYVASWITLNVHSSLEAVGLTAAVSKVLAENEISCNVVAAYYHDHIFVDKQNGKKAIDVLKQLSKMN; from the coding sequence ATGTCTGGAAAAACGAACTTATCGGAGCTACTCTCAGAAATGAATCCGCAATTGCATGAAGGCGATTATGTTTTTGTTTCTGTAAGTGATTCATTTTCCATCAATTTGCATGATGTGTTGGCAAGTTTTAGGGAACAGGAAGGTGTTACACTTGTGTTGGAAAAGCAAAAGGCAGATCAATTATCCTTGAAGTACGATTATGTTGCTTCGTGGATAACCCTTAACGTACATTCGTCATTGGAAGCTGTGGGGCTTACCGCTGCTGTTTCCAAAGTACTGGCGGAAAATGAAATTAGCTGTAATGTTGTAGCGGCTTATTATCATGACCATATTTTTGTGGATAAACAAAATGGTAAAAAAGCAATTGACGTATTAAAACAATTGTCAAAAATGAATTAA
- the argH gene encoding argininosuccinate lyase, which yields MKLWDKGFSTDKKIDHFTVGNDRELDLLLAKYDVIASKAHAKMLGKVGLISADESNVLVQELDAIAETIAAGNFTIEDAFEDMHSKIEFLLIEKLGDTGKKIHTARSRNDQVLVAMQLYLKNELSEIKSEVKTLFDLLLDLAEKHKSVLLPGYTHLQIAMPSSFGLWFSAYAESLIDDLYFVDAAYKIADQNPLGSAAGYGSSFPIDRSFTTKEMGFETLKYNVVAAQMGRGKVEKATAFGISSIAGTLSKLAMDICLYMSQNFDFISFPDELTTGSSIMPHKKNPDVFELIRGKCNKIQAVPNQLTLITNNLPSGYHRDLQLVKEVIVPAIQDIKACLELMHFSLKEIKVNTEILDDTKYDYLFSVDTLNELVTNGMPFRDAYKKMGTEIEAGTFTPKRDIEHSHEGSLGNLCLEGIQKKMNRGLDS from the coding sequence ATGAAACTCTGGGACAAAGGCTTCAGCACAGATAAAAAAATAGACCACTTTACCGTTGGCAATGACAGGGAATTGGATTTGCTCTTGGCCAAGTACGATGTTATTGCTTCCAAAGCGCATGCCAAAATGTTGGGTAAGGTCGGGTTGATCAGTGCGGACGAATCAAATGTTTTGGTACAGGAGTTGGATGCCATTGCCGAAACCATAGCGGCCGGAAATTTTACCATTGAAGACGCTTTTGAGGACATGCACTCTAAAATTGAATTTCTGCTTATTGAAAAGCTGGGCGATACCGGAAAGAAAATCCATACGGCCCGATCCCGAAATGATCAGGTGTTAGTGGCCATGCAGCTGTACCTTAAAAATGAGCTTTCAGAAATTAAAAGCGAGGTCAAAACCCTTTTTGATTTGTTGTTGGATTTAGCCGAAAAACACAAATCTGTTTTGCTCCCCGGTTATACACATCTTCAGATTGCGATGCCCTCCTCGTTTGGTCTCTGGTTTTCAGCCTATGCCGAAAGTTTGATAGATGATCTTTATTTTGTTGATGCCGCTTATAAAATAGCTGATCAAAATCCGTTGGGAAGTGCTGCAGGCTATGGCAGTTCTTTCCCTATTGACCGAAGTTTTACCACAAAGGAAATGGGTTTTGAAACCCTAAAATACAATGTGGTGGCTGCCCAAATGGGAAGGGGAAAGGTTGAAAAGGCTACAGCATTTGGAATTTCGAGTATTGCAGGCACACTTTCTAAATTGGCCATGGATATTTGCCTGTATATGAGCCAGAATTTTGATTTTATCTCTTTTCCTGATGAATTGACCACGGGCAGTAGCATTATGCCCCACAAAAAAAACCCTGATGTTTTTGAACTGATACGGGGAAAATGCAATAAGATTCAAGCCGTACCCAATCAGTTGACCTTGATCACCAACAATCTGCCCAGTGGTTATCACCGGGATTTACAATTGGTAAAAGAAGTGATTGTGCCAGCAATTCAAGATATAAAGGCTTGTCTGGAGTTAATGCATTTCAGTCTTAAGGAAATCAAGGTAAATACTGAGATTCTGGATGACACCAAATACGATTATCTGTTTAGTGTGGATACCTTAAATGAGTTGGTCACCAATGGAATGCCCTTTAGGGATGCCTATAAAAAAATGGGTACGGAAATTGAAGCAGGCACCTTTACGCCCAAACGGGATATTGAACATTCCCATGAAGGCAGTTTAGGGAATTTGTGTTTGGAAGGGATACAAAAGAAAATGAATCGGGGATTGGATTCATAA